One window of Ailuropoda melanoleuca isolate Jingjing chromosome 3, ASM200744v2, whole genome shotgun sequence genomic DNA carries:
- the LOC109488669 gene encoding olfactory receptor 2G6, with protein MEESINSSEKGFFLLGFADDPQLERILFVIILLFYILNILGNTAIILVSCLAPKLHAPMYFFLSNLSCVDICFTTSVAPQLLVTMNKKEKNMSYSGCVAQLYVAMGLGSSECILLAVMAYDRYAAVCQPLQYTTIMHPQLCAFLAGIAWLSGLITSLIQCSLTVQLPLCGHRKLDHIFCEVPVLIKLACVDTTFNEVELFVASVIFLIVPVSLILISYGFITKAVLRIKSAAGCWKAFGTCSSHLIVVIIFYGSIIFMYLQPAKSSSKNQGKFVSLFYTIVTPVLNPIIYTLRNKDVKGALRTLVMRNVLVSENI; from the coding sequence ATGGAGGAAAGCATCAACAGTTCTGAAAAGGGATTTTTTCTCCTGGGATTTGCAGATGATCCCCAACTAGAAAGGATCCTTTTTgtcataattttgcttttctacATCTTAAACATCCTGGGGAACACTGCCATCATTTTGGTGTCTTGTTTAGCCCCCAAACTCCACGCtccaatgtattttttcctcAGCAATCTCTCTTGTGTGGACATCTGCTTTACCACGAGTGTTGCCCCACAGTTGCTGGTTACcatgaataagaaagagaaaaacatgagctACAGTGGATGTGTGGCCCAGCTCTATGTGGCCATGGGGCTGGGCTCCTCTGAGTGTATTCTCCTGGCAGTCATGGCTTATGACCGATATGCTGCTGTCTGCCAGCCTCTGCAATACACAACTATAATGCATCCTCAGCTCTGTGCATTCCTGGCTGGCATAGCATGGCTCAGTGGACTCATTACCTCCTTAATTCAGTGCTCCCTTACTGTGCAGCTGCCCCTTTGTGGTCATCGCAAACTGGACCACATTTTCTGTGAGGTTCCTGTGCTCATTAAACTGGCCTGTGTGGACACAACTTTCAATGAAGTAGAACTCTTTGTGGCTAGTGTGATTTTTCTAATTGTTCCTGTGTCACTCATCTTAATCTCCTATGGCTTTATAACAAAAGCTGTGCTGAGGATAAAATCAGCAGCAGGGTGCTGGAAGGCCTTTGGGACTTGTTCTTCCCACCTGATTGTGGTCATTATTTTCTATGGAAGCATCATCTTTATGTACCTTCAACCAGCCAAAAGTAGCTCAAAAAACCAGGGAaaatttgtctctcttttctacACCATAGTCACCCCGGTTTTAAACCCCATCATTtatactctgagaaacaaagatgtGAAAGGGGCCTTGAGAACACTGGTAATGAGAAATGTTCttgtttcagaaaatatatgA